GGGAGGAGGTAGGAAAGCCTATTGCAAATTGTCAAGAATATTCGGGTGGAATTACAAATTCAACCCAGTGCGAGGAGCTATATGACTACACCGAGCGGGGGTAGGACAGGATGTCAAGAAATCTTCCAGAGGAGCAATGGTGCGATTCCCTTACTTGACCCGATTAGCCACAATTAAAATAAAAGATGGGAATATCATTAAAAACACATAAAATTCTGTGGGCCAAGTCAGGGAGCAAATGTGCTTTTCCAGAATGTAAGAAAGATTTGGTGGTGGATGAAAGTGAAACTGATGACCCTTCGGTAATTGGAGAAGAAGCTCATATCATAGGTAGGAAAAATGATGGCCCCAGAGGGAAATCTGAACTTCCGATTGAAGAAAGAGATAGGTATGATAACCTTATTCTATTGTGCAGCATTCATCATAAACTAATTGACGATCAAGAAAGGAAATATACGGTTCAGCTCCTGCACCAGTATAAAATAGAACACGAGAATTGGGTCAAAGAAAACCTTAGAATTGACAAAGCAAAGGAACGAGTAGATATAATATACGCAGGCTACATTGATAAATTCATAGAGCTTGCAGAGGTAGATAATTGGAAGGGTTGGAGCTCGTTCGTGTTTGGTGGCGGACAACCGCATATATATCATCGTAACATACGAAAGCTACGAGAGCTTATAGAATTTACTTTATCAAGGGTTTGGCCAGGAAGGTATCCTGATTTAGAAAAAGCATTCCATAACTTTAAAAATGTTTCAAATGATTTTTTAACCGTTTTTGAAAAGCATGCTCAATTTCAAACGGTATCTGATGATGAATTAACTGTGGAGGAAAAGGACGAACAAATGATTTGGACAGAAAAATTTTATAGAATCAGGGAATATGATGAAGAAAGATACCATAGTCTTTTAAGAAAGTTCGAATACCATTGCTTGCTTGTGGAAGATTTAGCGTTGGAGATGACAAGAGCTGCAAACTATCTATTTGATATGGTTAGGTTGTATTTCTTTCCAACATACCGAATTGAAGAAGGTATTTTGTTAATTGAAATTGGCCCGTTTATGGATATGTCATGGAAAACAATTAGAAACGAATATAAACCTGATGAAAGAGAGTCCCTATACCCAGGGCTAAGACAGTTTATGGAAATCCGAGAGAGTAGAAATTATTTTCGAGGTAAAGGAATAGATGAAGATTATTTCCCAAAATATTATTAAAAATGGCTAAAGAGTAGTGGATCCTAGATAAACAATTTATTGGCTATGATGGAACTTTTAGAAGACCAAAAGATGCTTGAATACAAAATAAAGATTGAAGCCTTTAATCCTGAAATTTATCGAAAGCTTTTAGACGAACTGACGTTAGAGAAAAGCTGCAACCCTTAAACCACAATCACAACACTTGAATTTACTATGGCACCCACGACAATACAGAATGGCGAAATTAGACACGTCACAAGAAATCCAGATGTAATTGTGAAAGTAGCTGGGCCGTTTAGTGGCGAGACCTTTGAAGAAACTGGAAACACTACAAAACTTGACCTATATATTCTGACAAATGAATTTCTTAAGTATCATTATGTAGTTATACTCGGCTTGGTAGACAGTTATACGGCACCTGGGAACAAGTTTTATATTGCAAAACTTATCACACATAGTTCTAGATACGACAATCTTGAAATAAATAAAGATCTTTATGATAAATCTTCCACATCTATTAGTTTAACTAACAGCTATATCACTAGAGATAAATTTTTAATTCCAGAAGCTGAAGTTCGAACTAATAAAATTTATGGCAAGTTCCACTTAGATATACTTAATGAAGCTTCAGAGTATTAATGCCTTAAGTTAGAAAATAGCTTCTATTTACTGGAAACGCAAGAACAATGAAAGTACTGGGGAGTTTTTAAATATTGAAATTCTCTACATGTGTTAAAACTCCTTTTTACCAGAGCTATTGACTTCAATTCCAGTTTGTGTTATGAAGGTTTGCCCATTAGCAGGGGCATATAGTTCTGCTGATCGAGAAATAAACACCGCAATCCCTTCATATTTCCTTCCATTTTCATGAAACATAACCTGTATAGGAGGGGCGAGCGTTAAAAATCTCTTCGGTGAAGAGATTTAGCGGAGGAGCCAGGCTGTGCGCTGGGATGGTATCATTTTATTCCTTTTCTTGCGTACAGCCTTTTAGTTTTTGAAAACGACCAACCTACTTCTTACCCTTCACGCCCATCTGGAGCAGAGCCATGCTCTCTCTCCTAAAGGAGAGGACTGGGGTGAGGTAGGTAGACTACACCAACTTTTATCACTAATCCGGCCTTAAATCCGGCTCCCAATAACAAATTGTTGATATTTAGGGGGAGGAATTACAAATCCCGCCCAGTCAACACGAGGTATTGACTACGGCCAGAGGGAACTGTAACGAAAACGAATTGAATTGGAGGCCGTATCAACCAAAGTATCCGGTATATTTGCATAAATGAAAAAGTTGTACATAATTTCAGGGTGTAACGGAGCGGGTAAAACTACTGCTTCCTATACAATTTTGCCTGAAATCCTTGATTGCAAGGAGTTTGTGAATGCAGACGAG
This genomic window from Algoriphagus sp. TR-M9 contains:
- a CDS encoding HNH endonuclease signature motif containing protein, which codes for MGISLKTHKILWAKSGSKCAFPECKKDLVVDESETDDPSVIGEEAHIIGRKNDGPRGKSELPIEERDRYDNLILLCSIHHKLIDDQERKYTVQLLHQYKIEHENWVKENLRIDKAKERVDIIYAGYIDKFIELAEVDNWKGWSSFVFGGGQPHIYHRNIRKLRELIEFTLSRVWPGRYPDLEKAFHNFKNVSNDFLTVFEKHAQFQTVSDDELTVEEKDEQMIWTEKFYRIREYDEERYHSLLRKFEYHCLLVEDLALEMTRAANYLFDMVRLYFFPTYRIEEGILLIEIGPFMDMSWKTIRNEYKPDERESLYPGLRQFMEIRESRNYFRGKGIDEDYFPKYY